In the Posidoniimonas corsicana genome, one interval contains:
- a CDS encoding RNA polymerase sigma factor, giving the protein MPASPFTDEDDVRQALRGDREAFGRLFDRHAPGVRAAAAAVGGLDAVDDVTQEAFLRAYRRLSTLRAPSSFGAWVRGVARQVARERRRHSDAAAPLTKNHAGEPPIENDPHAAAAAREEQSQLLAALERLPERDRLAVHAYYFSQQQADAAAAELGLSRSGYYAVLQRALKQLRAALTRDHATRRQGAEDGTH; this is encoded by the coding sequence ATGCCCGCCAGCCCATTCACCGACGAGGACGACGTGCGGCAAGCCCTGCGGGGCGACCGCGAGGCGTTCGGCCGCCTGTTCGACCGGCACGCGCCGGGCGTCCGGGCGGCAGCCGCGGCGGTCGGCGGGCTCGACGCGGTAGACGACGTCACACAGGAGGCGTTCCTCCGTGCGTACCGGCGGCTCTCGACCCTGCGGGCCCCGTCGTCATTCGGCGCGTGGGTGCGCGGCGTGGCCCGGCAGGTCGCCCGTGAACGACGCCGCCACTCCGACGCGGCTGCCCCGCTCACAAAGAACCATGCTGGTGAACCGCCTATTGAGAACGACCCCCACGCCGCCGCTGCCGCCCGAGAGGAGCAATCACAACTGCTCGCCGCCCTCGAGCGGCTCCCCGAACGCGATCGGCTCGCGGTGCACGCGTACTACTTCTCACAGCAGCAGGCCGACGCGGCCGCGGCGGAGCTCGGGCTGTCGAGGAGCGGCTACTACGCGGTGCTGCAGCGCGCCCTCAAGCAGCTCCGCGCCGCGCTGACGAGAGATCACGCCACCAGGCGACAAGGAGCCGAAGATGGAACCCACTGA
- the rplU gene encoding 50S ribosomal protein L21 has translation MYAIIVDGGKQYKVEEGQELAIDYRGLKEGESLTFDRVLAVGEGEKVTLGAPVVDGASVSAEVVATTQGKKIDVMKLRRRKNSRRKTGHRALFTTVKISGIKG, from the coding sequence ATGTACGCGATCATCGTCGACGGCGGCAAGCAATACAAAGTGGAAGAAGGCCAGGAGCTGGCCATCGATTACCGCGGCCTGAAGGAGGGCGAGAGCCTGACCTTCGACCGAGTGCTTGCCGTGGGCGAGGGCGAGAAGGTCACGCTGGGCGCCCCCGTGGTGGACGGCGCGAGCGTCTCGGCCGAGGTGGTCGCGACCACGCAGGGCAAGAAGATCGACGTGATGAAGCTGCGTCGCCGCAAGAACAGCCGCCGCAAGACCGGCCACCGCGCCCTGTTCACGACCGTGAAGATCAGCGGCATCAAGGGCTAG
- a CDS encoding class I SAM-dependent methyltransferase: protein MSDYRWNQDQAARDYDAAAPVIHPLYLDLQQAMVDALPIDPLAEFRALDLGGGSGRLAERLLDRFRYATVVVLDQSKPFVNLAHQRLRRFGARSRTVCRSMQQPWAADLSPDDARLDLVVSTSAIHHLESDEKLALFRAVRSALKPGGVFVNGDEHRPESEHQYRSLLEWWGRHMEEAHAAGDIPESFGPIIEKWRRRNLDEFGGPRSSGDDCHETVAGQAALLRQAGFASVETPWHEKLWAVTVAS, encoded by the coding sequence ATGTCCGACTACCGCTGGAACCAGGACCAGGCCGCCCGCGATTACGACGCCGCCGCGCCGGTGATCCACCCGCTCTACCTCGACCTGCAGCAGGCGATGGTGGACGCGTTGCCAATAGACCCCCTCGCCGAGTTCCGCGCGCTCGACCTCGGCGGCGGGTCGGGCCGGCTGGCCGAGCGGCTGCTCGACCGCTTCCGCTACGCGACGGTCGTGGTGCTCGACCAGTCGAAGCCGTTCGTCAACCTGGCGCACCAGCGGCTCCGCCGCTTCGGGGCCCGGTCCCGCACCGTGTGCCGGTCGATGCAACAGCCGTGGGCGGCGGACCTCTCGCCGGACGACGCGCGGCTCGACCTGGTGGTCAGCACGTCGGCCATCCACCACCTGGAGTCCGACGAAAAGCTCGCGTTGTTCCGCGCGGTCCGCTCCGCGCTCAAGCCGGGCGGCGTGTTCGTCAACGGCGACGAGCACCGCCCCGAGTCCGAGCACCAGTACCGCTCGCTGCTCGAGTGGTGGGGCCGTCACATGGAGGAGGCGCACGCCGCCGGCGACATCCCCGAGTCGTTTGGGCCGATCATAGAAAAGTGGCGCCGGCGCAACCTGGACGAGTTCGGCGGCCCAAGATCAAGCGGCGACGACTGCCACGAAACGGTCGCCGGTCAGGCCGCGCTGCTCCGCCAAGCCGGTTTCGCCAGCGTCGAAACGCCGTGGCACGAAAAGCTGTGGGCCGTCACGGTCGCTTCGTAG
- a CDS encoding tetratricopeptide repeat protein — MDATRFLLSITAAAALSAAARCPGDEPAPLPAPLPAADAPRPLAEPQPAAALPPGDRTLTLPRSIKAAAPRPQLHDAFDLEKPLSKPGPLPPVRDDQLQQASTNPTSPRGQHLLTLYAEAERMAGRGRSATDLTDLIERCEQAGEKLKLADDAQLSRLTSWAYNRRGELHAAAGQPRQAFADFQHAVVLDAHNAAALVNRGVTLAEYGQTDEALADFSHALAHDPSNALGYRNRAELFAGRGEHERAIADYNNAIAQLPTDAGLYAGRGFAHAQLGRYSHAVRDYNESLRLMPGDAQTLVLRAAAFAEVGYYEQAVTDLDAALAVDAASASAYQSVAWLLSTCPDPRFRDPAKAVEAANRAQRFGAQGDPWLLDVAAAAHAAAGQFDHAVRIQQQAAMLAPQQARRELQERLALYRQGKPYRQPPVRTAVDPGAARQARR, encoded by the coding sequence ATGGACGCGACCCGGTTCTTACTCTCAATCACGGCAGCAGCCGCACTCTCCGCCGCAGCGCGTTGCCCGGGCGATGAGCCCGCGCCTCTCCCCGCGCCTCTCCCCGCGGCCGACGCGCCCCGCCCGCTGGCCGAGCCGCAGCCGGCAGCCGCGCTCCCGCCCGGCGACCGGACGCTCACGCTGCCGCGCTCGATCAAGGCCGCCGCGCCCCGGCCCCAGCTGCACGATGCCTTCGACCTCGAGAAGCCGCTCTCCAAGCCCGGCCCGCTGCCGCCGGTCCGCGACGATCAGCTGCAGCAGGCGTCGACCAACCCGACCTCGCCCCGCGGCCAGCACCTGCTGACGCTGTACGCCGAGGCCGAACGGATGGCCGGCCGCGGCCGCTCCGCCACCGACCTGACCGACCTGATCGAACGCTGCGAGCAGGCCGGCGAGAAGCTCAAGCTCGCCGACGACGCCCAGCTCAGCCGCCTCACCTCATGGGCCTACAACCGCCGGGGCGAGCTGCACGCCGCCGCCGGGCAGCCCCGTCAGGCGTTCGCCGACTTCCAGCACGCGGTCGTGCTGGACGCCCACAACGCCGCCGCGCTGGTGAACCGCGGCGTCACGCTGGCCGAGTACGGGCAGACCGACGAGGCCCTAGCCGACTTCTCGCACGCGCTCGCCCACGACCCCAGCAACGCCCTCGGCTACCGCAACCGGGCCGAGCTCTTCGCGGGCCGCGGCGAGCACGAGCGGGCAATCGCCGACTACAACAACGCCATCGCTCAGCTGCCAACGGACGCCGGCCTGTACGCGGGCCGCGGCTTCGCCCACGCCCAGCTGGGCCGTTACAGCCACGCCGTGCGGGACTACAACGAGTCGCTCCGCCTGATGCCCGGCGACGCCCAGACGCTGGTGCTCCGCGCCGCGGCGTTCGCCGAGGTCGGCTACTACGAGCAGGCGGTCACGGACCTGGACGCCGCGCTGGCGGTCGACGCCGCGTCGGCGTCGGCCTACCAGAGCGTCGCGTGGCTGCTCTCGACCTGCCCCGACCCCCGCTTCCGCGACCCGGCCAAGGCGGTCGAGGCCGCCAACCGTGCGCAGCGGTTCGGCGCCCAGGGCGACCCCTGGCTGCTGGACGTGGCGGCCGCCGCCCACGCCGCCGCCGGCCAGTTCGACCACGCCGTCCGCATCCAGCAGCAGGCCGCGATGCTCGCCCCTCAGCAGGCCCGCCGCGAGCTGCAGGAACGACTGGCGCTGTACCGCCAGGGCAAGCCGTACCGCCAACCGCCGGTCCGCACCGCGGTCGACCCCGGCGCCGCACGGCAGGCCCGCCGCTAA
- a CDS encoding class II fumarate hydratase gives MSNTRTERDTMGEMQVPADALYGASTARAVENFPIAHQPVPADVVHAFGYLKAACADANRQLGKLDDKRAEVIIAAAMEVAEGKHDDHFPVDVYQTGSGTSTNMNANEVIANLANLRLGLELGAKGADGAVHPNDHVNMGQSSNDTFPTAMHIAGAAALHNRLAPALQKLADALDAKAQAWDQIVKIGRTHLMDATPIRVGQVFGGYAAQANYSVIRAGRAQVRLLENMPIGGTAVGTGINTHPEFAAKVCASLSEQLGVSFEEAGNHPEAQAAKDSFVEAHGELKAIAVALSKIANDIRHLGSGPRCSLGELLLPATQPGSSIMPGKVNPVMCESIMQVACRVIGNDAAVTTAGLGGVGSIFELNVAMPVMIDAFMQSITLLANGASVFVDKLVDGLQVDEARCRGLIDQSLMMVTSLAPEIGYEKAAKLAKDALKSGQTIREICLEEQVLGEAELDKLLDPMSMTDPHA, from the coding sequence ATGAGCAACACCCGCACCGAACGCGACACCATGGGCGAGATGCAGGTGCCCGCCGACGCGCTGTATGGGGCTTCGACCGCCCGCGCTGTGGAGAACTTCCCGATCGCCCACCAGCCGGTACCCGCCGACGTGGTGCACGCCTTCGGCTACCTCAAGGCCGCCTGCGCCGACGCCAACCGGCAGCTCGGCAAGCTGGACGACAAGCGGGCCGAGGTGATCATCGCCGCGGCGATGGAGGTCGCCGAGGGCAAGCACGACGACCACTTCCCGGTCGACGTGTATCAGACCGGCAGCGGCACCAGCACCAACATGAACGCCAATGAGGTGATCGCCAACCTAGCGAACCTGCGGCTCGGGCTGGAGCTGGGCGCCAAGGGCGCCGATGGCGCGGTGCACCCCAACGACCACGTCAACATGGGGCAGAGCTCCAACGACACCTTCCCCACCGCGATGCACATTGCCGGCGCGGCGGCGCTGCACAACCGGCTGGCGCCGGCGCTGCAGAAGCTGGCCGACGCGCTGGACGCCAAGGCCCAGGCTTGGGACCAGATCGTCAAGATCGGCCGCACCCACCTGATGGACGCCACGCCGATCCGCGTCGGCCAGGTGTTCGGCGGCTACGCGGCCCAGGCCAACTACTCGGTGATCCGCGCCGGCCGCGCGCAGGTGCGGCTGCTGGAGAACATGCCGATCGGCGGCACCGCCGTCGGCACCGGCATCAACACCCACCCCGAGTTCGCCGCGAAGGTCTGCGCCTCGCTGTCGGAGCAGCTGGGCGTTTCGTTCGAGGAGGCCGGCAACCACCCCGAGGCCCAGGCCGCCAAGGACTCGTTCGTCGAGGCCCACGGCGAGCTCAAGGCGATCGCCGTGGCGCTCTCCAAGATCGCCAACGACATCCGCCACCTCGGCAGCGGCCCGCGGTGCTCGCTTGGCGAGCTGCTGCTGCCCGCCACGCAGCCCGGCTCGTCGATCATGCCGGGCAAGGTGAACCCGGTGATGTGCGAGTCGATCATGCAGGTCGCCTGCCGCGTGATCGGCAACGACGCCGCCGTGACCACCGCCGGCCTGGGCGGCGTCGGCTCGATTTTTGAACTGAACGTCGCGATGCCGGTCATGATCGACGCCTTCATGCAGTCGATCACCCTGCTGGCCAACGGCGCCAGCGTGTTTGTCGACAAGCTGGTCGACGGCCTGCAAGTCGACGAGGCCCGCTGCCGCGGCCTGATCGACCAGTCGCTGATGATGGTCACCTCGCTCGCCCCCGAGATCGGCTACGAGAAGGCGGCCAAGCTCGCCAAGGACGCGCTCAAGTCGGGGCAGACCATCCGCGAGATCTGCCTCGAGGAGCAGGTCCTCGGCGAGGCCGAGCTCGACAAGCTGCTCGACCCGATGAGCATGACCGACCCGCACGCCTAA
- a CDS encoding HYExAFE family protein, translating into MANRHNHYEAAFEAYLRDERLAYVAVDEQRRALTGDASLKSVDFIVTPAAGGTSWLIDVKGRRFPAGRKQRQYWKNWSTRDDVDSLTRWRARFGPGFDAMLVFAYHLTAEQSPVPVEQVFPFRGQAYAFVGVPLDQYARSARPLSERWQTIAMPVAEFRQAARSVGDLLHADPAATRA; encoded by the coding sequence ATGGCTAACCGCCACAACCACTACGAGGCCGCGTTCGAGGCCTACCTGCGCGACGAGCGGCTCGCCTACGTGGCGGTCGACGAGCAGCGCCGCGCGCTGACCGGCGACGCCTCGCTGAAGAGCGTCGACTTTATCGTCACGCCGGCCGCGGGCGGGACTTCGTGGCTGATCGACGTGAAGGGGCGGCGGTTCCCGGCCGGGCGCAAGCAGCGGCAGTACTGGAAGAACTGGTCCACCCGCGACGACGTCGACTCGCTCACCCGCTGGCGGGCGCGGTTCGGACCCGGGTTCGACGCGATGCTGGTGTTCGCCTACCACCTCACGGCCGAGCAGTCGCCGGTGCCGGTCGAGCAGGTGTTCCCGTTCCGGGGCCAGGCTTACGCATTCGTCGGCGTGCCGTTGGACCAGTACGCCCGGTCCGCCCGCCCGCTCTCAGAGCGGTGGCAGACCATCGCGATGCCGGTCGCCGAGTTCCGCCAGGCCGCCCGCAGCGTGGGCGACCTGCTGCACGCCGACCCCGCGGCCACGCGGGCGTAG
- a CDS encoding peroxiredoxin-like family protein codes for MTCAVRSLLLVIVALAAVRTSADEPPLLKPELEKMSQSAADRMPSEMLERFAQGVTDVRDTGMLDKAANVGDKAPKGVLYDIDGKPVEFSSLWADGPLVLTFYRGGWCPYCNLQLQNLQKSVAALEGVGARVAAVAPEMPEKVAETIDKHNLTFQVLSDKHNAVAKKLGIVFKLPQVILPTYRDRLKLADFNGDDRFELPLAATYVIDTNGVIRYAFLDADYKKRAEPRDVVAALKKL; via the coding sequence ATGACCTGTGCCGTCCGCAGCCTGCTGCTCGTGATCGTCGCCCTCGCTGCCGTCCGCACCAGCGCTGACGAGCCGCCGCTGCTGAAACCGGAGCTCGAAAAGATGAGCCAGTCTGCGGCCGACCGGATGCCGTCCGAGATGCTCGAGCGGTTTGCCCAGGGCGTGACCGACGTCCGCGACACCGGCATGCTCGACAAAGCGGCCAACGTTGGCGACAAGGCGCCCAAGGGCGTGCTCTACGACATCGACGGCAAGCCAGTGGAGTTCAGCTCGCTGTGGGCCGACGGACCGCTCGTGCTGACGTTCTACCGTGGCGGCTGGTGCCCGTACTGCAACCTGCAGCTGCAGAACCTGCAGAAGTCGGTCGCGGCGCTCGAGGGCGTCGGCGCCAGGGTGGCGGCGGTCGCCCCCGAGATGCCGGAAAAGGTCGCCGAGACCATCGACAAGCACAACCTCACGTTTCAGGTCCTGTCCGACAAGCACAACGCGGTGGCGAAGAAGCTGGGCATCGTGTTCAAGCTGCCGCAGGTGATCCTGCCGACCTACCGCGACCGGCTGAAGCTGGCCGACTTCAACGGCGACGACCGGTTCGAGCTGCCGCTGGCCGCGACCTACGTCATCGACACCAACGGCGTGATCCGCTATGCGTTCCTGGACGCCGACTACAAGAAGCGGGCCGAGCCCCGCGACGTGGTCGCGGCGCTCAAGAAGCTGTAG
- a CDS encoding cytochrome ubiquinol oxidase subunit I — protein MFYYPVNDFGPVMKGMIIGGLGIFHVYLAQFAIGGGLLMSWFQWRSMRGGADGGELYTRFIDGLFRVLVLVSFVTGAVTGVAMWFTTIQISPRTIGLMVDEFHWVWAIEWTFFCLEVAAGYAFYRRGPTLDPRSRLTLLLMYSLAAWMSLFWINGILSWQLTPGAWHETHSVWQGFFNPTFWPSLIFRTLSSMATAALVACLVVNLSSRFDAEERRRLVHASFRFLAPMAVMPLLGAWFLAAVPEASRTWAMGGSIAMTMFLGIGVGASALIGGYAVVLLLKKSMTVNGATAALLIALGFGATAGAEFVREGIRKPYTVHGTLYSNSITQDEVARFRREGCTTGDPYPLRGERELPEQLGLGAHVFRVQCSVCHTWDGANGLAHLTSGWTDDQLRLNIAQLQRTKNFMPPFAGTPEELEALVQWLRWGHADKPDGWLATDDPRVIAQIQRHLDEVGVEPGVRVGSSADSNH, from the coding sequence ATGTTCTACTACCCGGTCAACGATTTCGGCCCCGTGATGAAGGGGATGATTATCGGGGGGCTGGGTATTTTCCACGTGTACCTGGCCCAGTTCGCGATCGGCGGCGGGCTGCTGATGAGCTGGTTCCAGTGGCGGTCGATGCGCGGCGGCGCCGACGGCGGCGAGCTCTACACCCGCTTCATCGACGGCCTATTCCGTGTGCTGGTGCTGGTGTCGTTCGTCACCGGCGCGGTGACCGGCGTGGCGATGTGGTTCACTACCATCCAGATCAGCCCGCGGACCATCGGGCTGATGGTCGACGAGTTCCACTGGGTGTGGGCCATCGAGTGGACGTTCTTCTGTCTGGAGGTCGCCGCCGGTTACGCGTTCTACCGGCGCGGCCCGACGCTCGACCCACGCAGCCGGCTGACGCTCCTGCTGATGTACTCGCTGGCCGCGTGGATGAGCCTGTTCTGGATCAACGGCATCCTCTCGTGGCAGCTCACCCCTGGCGCCTGGCACGAAACGCACAGCGTCTGGCAGGGGTTCTTTAACCCGACGTTCTGGCCGTCGCTGATCTTCCGCACGCTATCGTCGATGGCTACCGCGGCGCTGGTCGCCTGCCTGGTGGTGAACCTCAGTTCCCGGTTCGACGCTGAGGAGCGGCGGCGGCTGGTGCACGCGTCGTTCCGGTTCCTCGCACCGATGGCCGTGATGCCGCTCTTGGGCGCCTGGTTCCTGGCGGCCGTGCCCGAGGCGTCGCGCACGTGGGCGATGGGCGGCAGCATCGCGATGACGATGTTCCTGGGGATTGGCGTTGGCGCGTCGGCGCTGATCGGCGGCTACGCGGTGGTGTTGCTGCTCAAAAAGAGCATGACCGTCAACGGCGCGACCGCGGCGCTGCTGATTGCGCTGGGGTTTGGCGCCACCGCCGGCGCCGAATTCGTTCGCGAGGGGATCCGCAAGCCGTACACCGTGCACGGCACGCTCTACTCCAACTCCATTACACAGGACGAGGTGGCCAGGTTCCGCCGCGAGGGGTGCACCACCGGCGACCCCTACCCGTTGCGGGGCGAGCGTGAGCTGCCCGAGCAGCTCGGGCTGGGGGCCCACGTGTTCCGCGTGCAGTGCAGCGTCTGCCACACCTGGGACGGCGCCAACGGGCTGGCCCACCTGACCAGCGGCTGGACCGACGACCAGCTGCGGCTGAACATTGCGCAGCTGCAACGCACCAAGAACTTCATGCCGCCGTTCGCCGGCACGCCGGAAGAGCTCGAGGCGCTTGTGCAGTGGCTCCGCTGGGGGCACGCCGACAAGCCGGACGGCTGGCTCGCTACCGACGACCCGCGGGTCATCGCCCAGATCCAGCGCCACCTTGACGAGGTGGGCGTCGAACCGGGCGTCAGGGTGGGTAGCTCGGCAGACTCTAACCACTAG
- a CDS encoding rhomboid family protein, with product MGIYDRDYERQGQWRDSYGGGGGIQLRFPETSVNRIVLVTLLAYLVEVVFFSSPDGNLWVRWLSLWSNWFYFPWEAYQLLTYSLVHDPHSIWHVAGNMFGVWMFGRQLEQRFGSREFMLYYLGAVLAGGLAITLYNVVVPSAQPFPTLGASAGTVAVILLYALLYPHQTVLLFAVFPIPMWVLGAFIVGQDVMRALSTDADGVSFQGHLGGAAFAAAYHFQRWRLSNWVPQEFKLPSLKRRPKLRVHTAPDDEQNESQDKLRDEVDRILKKISDQGSDSLTSKEKRLMQRASREFKGRRQL from the coding sequence GTGGGCATTTACGACCGCGACTACGAACGACAAGGCCAGTGGCGCGACAGCTACGGCGGGGGGGGTGGTATCCAACTCCGGTTCCCTGAGACGAGCGTCAACCGCATCGTGCTGGTGACGCTGCTGGCGTACCTCGTTGAGGTCGTCTTCTTCAGCTCGCCCGACGGCAACCTGTGGGTCCGCTGGCTCAGCCTGTGGTCCAACTGGTTCTACTTCCCGTGGGAGGCATACCAGCTGCTGACCTACTCGCTGGTGCACGACCCGCACAGCATCTGGCACGTGGCGGGCAACATGTTCGGCGTGTGGATGTTCGGGCGTCAGCTGGAGCAGCGGTTCGGCAGCCGTGAGTTTATGCTTTACTATCTGGGCGCGGTCCTCGCCGGCGGGCTGGCAATCACGCTGTACAACGTTGTTGTTCCGTCCGCGCAGCCGTTCCCGACGCTAGGCGCCTCGGCCGGGACGGTGGCGGTGATCCTGCTCTACGCCCTGCTCTACCCGCACCAAACGGTGCTGCTGTTCGCGGTGTTCCCAATCCCGATGTGGGTGCTGGGGGCGTTCATCGTGGGCCAGGACGTCATGCGGGCGCTCAGCACCGACGCGGACGGCGTCTCGTTCCAAGGGCACCTCGGCGGGGCGGCCTTCGCCGCGGCGTACCACTTTCAGCGTTGGCGGCTGTCGAACTGGGTCCCACAGGAGTTCAAGCTGCCATCCCTTAAGCGCAGGCCAAAGCTCCGGGTGCACACCGCCCCGGACGACGAGCAGAACGAATCGCAAGACAAGCTGCGAGACGAGGTTGACCGCATCCTGAAGAAGATCAGCGACCAGGGGTCGGACAGCCTAACGAGCAAAGAGAAGCGCCTGATGCAGAGGGCGAGCCGCGAGTTCAAGGGACGCCGGCAGTTGTGA
- a CDS encoding TIGR01777 family oxidoreductase, which produces MSLPSPIAVTGATGMVGSALCRSLRDHGVEVRRLVRSRPAPGSSDVYWKPSAGEIDRDALAGIEAAVHLAGESIAAGRWTAAKKERIVSSRVDGTRLLSQALAALDPKPRVLVSASAIGFYGDRGQHPVDENSPPGAGFLAETCIAWEAETRPAWEAGLRVVQTRIGVVLSDQGGALAKMLTPFKLGLGGVLGDGRQYMSWVTLDELVGVIEHCLANDGVHGAVNAVAPGAVTNREFTKTLGRVLGRPTVLAVPKFALRAAAGDLADEALLASACVRPTRLQETGYEFRDPELELALLRVIP; this is translated from the coding sequence ATGAGCCTCCCCTCCCCCATCGCGGTCACCGGCGCCACCGGCATGGTCGGGTCCGCGCTGTGCCGCTCACTCCGCGACCACGGTGTCGAGGTCCGGCGGCTGGTCCGCAGCAGGCCGGCGCCCGGCTCGTCGGACGTGTACTGGAAGCCGTCCGCAGGAGAGATCGACCGGGACGCGCTCGCGGGGATTGAGGCCGCCGTGCACCTGGCGGGCGAGAGCATCGCCGCGGGCCGCTGGACGGCGGCAAAGAAGGAGCGGATCGTCTCCAGCCGTGTCGACGGAACGCGGCTGCTGTCCCAGGCGCTTGCCGCGCTCGACCCGAAGCCGCGGGTGCTGGTCAGCGCGTCGGCGATCGGCTTCTACGGCGACCGCGGGCAGCACCCGGTCGACGAGAACAGCCCCCCCGGCGCCGGCTTCCTGGCCGAGACTTGCATCGCCTGGGAGGCCGAGACCCGGCCCGCCTGGGAGGCCGGCCTGCGGGTCGTGCAGACCCGCATCGGTGTGGTGCTGAGCGACCAGGGCGGCGCGCTGGCGAAGATGCTTACGCCGTTCAAGCTAGGGCTGGGCGGCGTGCTAGGCGACGGCCGCCAGTATATGAGCTGGGTCACGCTGGACGAGCTGGTGGGCGTGATCGAGCACTGTCTGGCGAATGACGGCGTGCACGGCGCGGTGAACGCGGTCGCGCCGGGAGCGGTGACCAACCGCGAGTTCACTAAGACGCTAGGCCGCGTGCTCGGCCGGCCCACGGTGCTGGCCGTTCCCAAGTTTGCGCTCCGCGCCGCCGCCGGCGACCTGGCCGACGAGGCGCTGCTGGCCAGCGCCTGTGTGCGTCCAACCAGGCTCCAAGAAACGGGGTACGAGTTCCGCGACCCCGAGCTCGAGCTGGCCCTGTTACGGGTTATCCCCTAG
- a CDS encoding efflux RND transporter periplasmic adaptor subunit: MRRRVGIQDLALHLTLLLAAPLGCTERNEYQPPPPPDVTVANPVQATVEDVLEVTGETIPHERIEIRARVEGYLEEAPFTEGAMVEQGQPLFIIDKRPFQAAVDAAKAAELVAEARVRSAEAVLKQAQAQAANDQAQYNRAARAAQAGGVTQAELDELRTTYQNSVAEIDVAQASIESAKAEVEAAKATVRQEELDLSYTDVTSPIAGRVGKRQVDLGNLVGSGESTVLTNVIAYDPIYATFTISEAELLKFQRQAEASGDAPGPKTRDENDRPILLGLADEEGYPHVGRFDYADLALDRATGTYFVRAEFPNPGLSIPPGAFVRIAIPRKEEEALLLPDEAIGRDQNGAYVSVVEADNKVARKAVETAGLYDGKRVIKQGLTPEDRVVVNGLQMAQPGAVVNPIEASASGPPESEDAAPRADS, from the coding sequence ATGCGTCGTCGCGTTGGAATTCAGGACTTAGCGCTCCACTTAACATTGCTGCTTGCGGCGCCACTCGGCTGTACCGAGAGGAATGAGTACCAGCCGCCGCCGCCGCCGGACGTAACTGTCGCGAACCCCGTGCAGGCGACCGTCGAAGACGTGCTGGAGGTGACCGGTGAGACCATCCCGCACGAGCGGATCGAGATCCGCGCCCGCGTCGAGGGGTACCTCGAAGAGGCCCCGTTCACCGAGGGCGCAATGGTCGAGCAGGGGCAGCCGCTGTTCATCATCGACAAGCGGCCGTTCCAGGCCGCGGTCGACGCCGCCAAGGCGGCCGAGCTGGTAGCCGAGGCCCGCGTGCGGAGCGCCGAGGCGGTGCTCAAGCAGGCGCAGGCCCAGGCAGCCAACGACCAAGCGCAGTACAACCGCGCCGCCCGAGCCGCACAAGCCGGTGGCGTAACGCAGGCGGAGCTGGACGAGCTGCGGACCACGTACCAGAACTCCGTCGCGGAGATCGACGTGGCCCAGGCTTCGATCGAGTCGGCGAAGGCCGAGGTCGAGGCCGCCAAGGCCACGGTCCGCCAAGAGGAGCTCGACCTCAGCTACACGGACGTCACCTCGCCAATCGCGGGTCGCGTCGGCAAACGGCAGGTGGACCTCGGCAACCTGGTGGGCTCAGGGGAGTCGACCGTCCTAACCAACGTCATCGCCTACGACCCAATCTACGCCACCTTTACGATCAGCGAGGCCGAGCTGCTGAAGTTCCAGCGTCAGGCCGAGGCCAGCGGCGACGCGCCCGGCCCGAAGACCCGCGACGAGAACGACCGCCCGATCCTGCTCGGCCTAGCGGACGAGGAAGGCTACCCGCACGTCGGCCGCTTCGACTACGCCGACCTGGCGCTCGACCGGGCCACGGGCACTTACTTCGTCCGCGCGGAGTTCCCCAACCCCGGCCTATCGATCCCGCCGGGCGCGTTTGTCCGGATCGCGATCCCGCGCAAGGAGGAAGAGGCCCTGCTGCTGCCCGACGAGGCGATCGGCCGCGACCAGAACGGGGCGTACGTGTCGGTCGTGGAGGCCGACAACAAGGTTGCTCGGAAGGCGGTGGAAACCGCGGGGCTGTACGACGGCAAACGGGTGATCAAGCAGGGGCTGACCCCCGAAGACCGGGTAGTGGTGAACGGGCTGCAGATGGCCCAGCCGGGCGCCGTGGTAAACCCCATTGAGGCCAGCGCCAGCGGCCCGCCAGAGTCCGAGGACGCGGCCCCGCGGGCCGACTCCTAG